One segment of Plasmodium vinckei vinckei genome assembly, chromosome: PVVCY_04 DNA contains the following:
- a CDS encoding zinc finger protein, putative has translation MNYLEASLNENIEISTDDNETEINAKVLGNKYINDNITNETGSIVDVSNKNSSFEQTSDEQEIQNEFSELSEEKNENSVDINSNPICNHRHILYSPENSEEKNTSNLEESEAELLPLKMEIENNNNICNLIYDEINSNTVDSVNDSSNNDKNSNNTMDCSDDHENNNIKMNNDSKDIIYTKCNICSDVMDKTILNDHLYAHMLACGREPNRENFEHRKNVINLDAFALKDKKNNNNSDELLNNDIDENDKLSIIYNYNTNIEELKKNINRSLSRNKGNINQIIRNSSNNNAIGDNKNASSGDINEIQKEKAILFIAPGNDSIIDNYLSLIKESFSTIFYNPDAPSSIKSNIVDNNLYHGINKDIYKNIVNSIYSMMNCLKASINKIKNIPDTCINNINNDIGSYVNKAMDCIMKEINNITKKNMSNTNTNETIDTKVLNRKLNKIYKKLYNIYKKINSALQNCQNNLTNINKSSKGTNPPVVACSDDINCTNNRSNRINIASNDNENNTNISNDRNREDIFSNENINRNFINSSNVHHFNNSVNFYNHNSFNERRRVNDMNYLYSNLVHKYPYICESPLFSHFDNNTTNIWPIRRVTNTITHNIQSNNINTNTNSMNVPTINNANDMNSVNSTSNIDRNTWGNLANTYESFGIIDPRMNNNLLLVERTYNRHNINGYRSNNTINRSYNNNRNDRENYASGHNNDRHIRTTINRNNINRNNSINVNRTTLVNNIGTTNRNNNTTSYVFNGNNNDRTINYVIRNSNNHNISNNTDRMPHNYLGRNIIVEQVVTINHEDIGNINTNLRVNNNILYNERVQHENINQNTYHSTVLREKIDFLVVPFDVEKNKNNNLKLCSICYENYKHNEPLIFLPCTHNFHKECIIEWINKKLTCPICKIDIKSF, from the coding sequence atgAATTATTTGGAAGCAAgtttaaatgaaaacatTGAAATATCCACTGATGATAATGAAACTGAAATTAATGCAAAAGTTTTgggaaataaatatatcaacgACAATATAACTAATGAAACGGGATCAATCGTTGAtgtttcaaataaaaattcttCATTTGAGCAAACGAGTGATGAGCAAGAAATTCAAAATGAGTTTTCTGAATTAAGCgaagaaaaaaacgaaaataGTGTAGACATAAATTCAAATCCCATATGTAATCATagacatatattatactcTCCAGAAAACAGtgaggaaaaaaatacatcaAATTTAGAAGAAAGTGAAGCTGAATTGCTTCctttaaaaatggaaatagaaaataataataatatttgcaATCTTATTTACGATGAAATTAATAGCAATACTGTTGACAGCGTAAATGATTCGtctaataatgataaaaactCAAATAATACTATGGATTGTAGCGACGatcatgaaaataataatattaaaatgaataatgaTAGCAaggatattatatatacaaaatgtaatatatgTTCAGATGTAATGGACAAAACAATTTTGAATGATCatttatatgcacatatgCTAGCATGTGGTAGAGAACCAAATAGAGAAAATTTTGAACatagaaaaaatgttataaacCTCGATGCATTTGCACtgaaagataaaaaaaataacaataattcagatgaattattaaataatgatattgatgagaatgataaattatctattatttataattacaaTACAAATATTGAAGAactaaagaaaaatataaatagatCATTAAGTCGTAATAAAGGGAACATTAATCAAATTATTCGAAATTCATCAAACAATAATGCAATTGGtgacaataaaaatgcaaGTTCAGGagatataaatgaaatacaaaaagaaaaagcaATTTTGTTCATTGCACCCGGAAATGACAGCATAATTGATAACTATTTATCTCTTATAAAAGAATCATTTtctactattttttataatccaGATGCACCATCAAGTATTAAAAGTAATATTGTTgacaataatttatatcatggcataaataaagacatttataaaaatattgttaatagtatatattCCATGATGAATTGTTTAAAGGcaagtataaataaaattaagaaTATACCTGATACttgtattaataatataaacaatgaTATAGGAAGCTATGTGAATAAGGCAATGGATTGTATaatgaaagaaataaataatataacaaagaaaaatatgtcTAATACAAATACTAATGAAACTATTGATACTAAAGTGTTAAACAGAAaactaaataaaatatacaaaaaattatataatatatataaaaaaattaattctGCATTACAAAATtgtcaaaataatttaactaatattaataaatcttCAAAAGGCACTAACCCTCCCGTTGTTGCTTGTAGTGATGATATAAATTGTACCAATAACAGAAGTAATAGAATCAATATTGCTAGtaatgataatgaaaataacaCAAACATAAGTAATGATAGAAATAGAgaagatatattttcaaatgaaaatataaatagaaattttataaattccTCAAATGTACatcattttaataattctgtaaatttttataatcacAATTCTTTTAACGAAAGAAGAAGGGTGAATgatatgaattatttatactcAAATTTAGTACATAAATATCCTTATATTTGTGAAAGTCCATTATTTTCCCATTTTGATAATAACACAACTAACATTTGGCCTATAAGAAGAGTGACAAACACCATTACGCATAATATTCAATCAAATAACATAAATACAAACACTAATAGTATGAACGTTCCAACCATAAATAATGCAAACGATATGAACAGTGTAAATAGTACTAGTAATATAGATAGAAACACATGGGGGAATTTAGCTAATACTTATGAGTCATTCGGTATTATAGATCCTCGCATGaacaataatttattattagtaGAAAGAACATATAATCGACATAATATTAATGGTTACAGAAGTAATAATACTATTAATAGATcctataataataacagaAATGATAGAGAAAATTATGCTAGTGGTCATAACAATGATAGACACATAAGAACTACCATTAACAGAAACAATATAAATCGTAATAATAGCATAAATGTTAACAGAACAACGCTTGTAAATAACATTGGAACTACTAATAGAAATAACAATACAACAAGTTATGTATttaatggaaataataatgataggacaataaattatgtaatCAGAAACTCAAATAACCATAACATATCAAACAATACAGATAGAATGcctcataattatttaggGAGAAATATAATAGTTGAGCAAGTAGTAACAATAAATCATGAGGATAttggaaatataaatacaaatttaagagtaaacaataatattttatacaatgAAAGAGTGCaacatgaaaatataaatcaaaaCACATATCATTCTACAGTGCTTAGAGAGAAAATTGATTTTTTAGTTGTTCCTTTTgatgtagaaaaaaataagaacaataatttaaaattatgttcCATATgttatgaaaattataaacataatGAGCCTCTAATATTCTTACCATGCACacataattttcataaagAATGTATAATTGAATggattaataaaaaattgacTTGTCctatttgtaaaattgatataaaatccttttaa
- a CDS encoding DER1-like protein, putative, which translates to MLVYRFLFFLSIIASVRYYYCDAKVCVNDISSQLLKNISFKNSVRNDGKTKGQNTCYNFSKEKKNILKKKIKKKYSLNNSKGYIQKKKKYNLYFLNSSKFTDIKENVKAWFNLDYIENHYAYSYIKSFARIPPITKIYLINTFILSVLIHFNKNVYKYILYDFDKIFKNGEIWRLVTPYFYIGNLYLQYILMFNYLNIYMSSVEIAHYKNPEDFLIFLTYGYISNTFFTIIASMYNENIMDLKKYIHKIRSLIISIPSTNNIDDNKFVEKETYNHLGYVFSTYILYYWSRINEGSLINCFDLFFIKAEYIPFFFVIQNILLYNEFSFFEVASILSSYTFFTYEKYLKSNFLRALFRGFLKFIRVYPMYNMYKEEYE; encoded by the coding sequence ATGCTTGTATAcagatttttatttttcttaagCATAATTGCTAGTGTGAGGTACTATTATTGTGACGCTAAAGTTTGTGTAAATGATATTTCAAGTCAgttgttaaaaaatatttcgtTTAAAAATAGTGTAAGAAATGATGGCAAGACCAAAGGGCAAAATACATGCTATAATTTTAGCAAGGAGAAGAAAAacatattgaaaaaaaaaattaaaaaaaaatattcattgaATAATTCTAAAggatatatacaaaaaaaaaaaaagtataatttatattttttaaattcatcCAAATTTACtgatataaaagaaaatgttaAAGCATGGTTTAATTTGGACTATATAGAAAATCATTATGCTTACTCTTATATAAAATCTTTTGCTCGAATACCCCctattacaaaaatatatttgataaaCACCTTTATATTAAGtgttttaattcattttaataaaaatgtttataaatatattttatatgattttgataaaatatttaaaaacgGGGAAATATGGAGATTAGTAACAccctatttttatataggaaatttatatttacaatatattttaatgtttaattatttaaatatatatatgtcatCAGTTGAAATAGCACATTATAAAAACCCAGaagattttttaatttttcttacATATGGTTATATATCAAATACCTTTTTTACTATAATTGCCAGTATGtacaatgaaaatattatggaCTTGAAAAAGTATATACACAAGATAAGAAGtttaattatttctataccttctactaataatatagacGATAACAAATTTGTAGAAAAAGAAACATATAATCATTTAGGTTATGTTTTTtcaacatatatattatattattggaGCCGAATAAATGAAGGTTCTTTAATTAATtgttttgatttatttttcattaaagcAGAATATatcccttttttttttgttatacaaaatattttattatataacgAGTTCTCCTTTTTTGAGGTTGCTTCCATATTATCAagttatactttttttacatatgaaaaatatttaaaatctaattttttaaggGCTTTATTCAGAGGCTTCCTCAAATTTATTCGAGTCTATCCTATGTACAATATGTACAAAGAGGAGTATGagtaa
- a CDS encoding serine/threonine protein phosphatase 6, putative has protein sequence MTTRGDEKKWIEQLRMNPPKLLDEDDLRFVCQKVKEILIEENNVQSISTPVIICGDIHGQFFDLLELFDVGGDIMTNDYIFLGDYVDRGYNSVETFEYLLLLKLLFPKNITLLRGNHESRQITTVYGFYDECFKKYGNANAWKYCTDIFDYLTLAALVDNKIFCVHGGLSPEIKLIDQLRLINRVQEIPHEGAFGDIMWSDPDEVEDWVANPRGAGWLFGPKVTKKFNYINNLELIARAHQLAMEGYRYMFDDSTIITVWSAPNYCYRCGNVAAIMRIDENMNRQMLIFKDTPDSRNSVKNKATIPYFL, from the coding sequence atgacTACTAGGGGagacgaaaaaaaatggattgAGCAGTTACGCATGAACCCACCAAAGTTGCTAGACGAAGATGATTTAAGATTTGTATGTCAAAAAGTCAAAGAAATTTTaatagaagaaaataatgttcAATCTATAAGTACACCCGTAATAATATGCGGAGATATACATGGacaattttttgatttattagAATTATTTGATGTTGGTGGAGATATTATGACTAAcgactatatttttttaggtGATTATGTAGATAGAGGTTATAATAGTGTAGAAAcatttgaatatttattattattaaaattattattccctaaaaatataacattattACGAGGTAATCATGAAAGTAGGCAAATAACTACAGTTTATGGGTTCTATGATGAatgctttaaaaaatatggcaATGCAAATGCTTGGAAATATTGCACAGatatttttgattatttaaCACTAGCAGCTCTtgttgataataaaatattttgtgttCATGGAGGTTTATCTCCagaaattaaattaatagaTCAACTTCGATTAATAAATCGGGTTCAAGAAATACCTCATGAAGGTGCCTTTGGCGATATTATGTGGTCAGACCCCGATGAAGTAGAAGATTGGGTAGCTAATCCAAGAGGAGCTGGGTGGTTATTTGGCCCAAAAgtcacaaaaaaatttaattatattaataatctTGAATTAATAGCTAGAGCTCATCAACTAGCCATGGAGGGATATCGATATATGTTTGACGATTCTACAATTATTACTGTTTGGTCAGCTCCAAATTATTGTTATAGATGTGGAAACGTTGCAGCAATTATGAGAATCgatgaaaatatgaataggCAAATGCTGATATTTAAGGATACCCCTGATTCAAGAAATTCAGTGAAAAATAAAGCAACCATTccgtattttttatag
- a CDS encoding vesicle transport v-SNARE protein, putative, whose translation MITYSEYLDEYTADLNNYLHKIKHSIHNIKNKEDYNKIREYITESEKCIKQIIIETNSLPKGSHKIFEEINKYNSDLKKYKNILEKMNGDYYSKITGREYDLTKKYIEGTNFLDESERRAQDVEDMGYTIMSELTSQRTTLLKTKRHVDGTREEQNRIKRIMTSIYHNKILYKYLLVVIIVLLAIANVGVLIYKIRR comes from the exons atgataacaTACTCAGAATACCTTGATGAATATACAGCAGACTTAAAcaattatttacataaaataaagcatTCGATTCATAACATTAAaa aTAAAGAggattataataaaattagagAGTATATTACAGAGTCTgaaaaatgt ATAAAACAAATCATCATCGAAACAAACAGTTTACCGAAAGGAtctcataaaatattcgaAGAa attaataaatataattcagacctaaaaaaatataaaaatattttagaaaaaatgaatggTGACTATTATTCTAaa aTTACCGGTAGAGAATATGAtctaacaaaaaaatatattgaggGAACTAATTTCTTAGACGAATCGGAAAg gCGAGCTCAAGATGTTGAGGATATGG GATATACAATAATGAGTGAACTAACCTCTCAAAGGACTACACTCTTAAAAACCAAACGACAT gtCGACGGAACGAGAGAGGAGCAAAATAgaataaaaagaattatgacgagtatatatcataacaaaatactatataaatatttgttggtagtaataatagtattatTGGCAATAGCAAATGTTGGTGTTCTCATTTATAAGATAAGAcgttaa
- a CDS encoding co-chaperone p23, putative, giving the protein MFFFCIFTIYVLLFKNVLSKLNFQNEQLAIDFFESHKGHTVTKEEIVDGIEKSWFEVTSYLINESIKQGNDFSNDIKIAVNEMKQKLDKLLTASYSIKKIDTINASFQWAQSPEYIFLNIKFSHRWSSPGALKVKDEQIVSEKNKFFFSAYSNDPNTVKKKYVVDIDLLHDIINSETKYNFASVGKVVITLKKKEKKIWNRLLLSKEKNPNLQVWWDMKEKYNESVLEFLKEEEQKRKNEKTEKGNENDDENGEDYLLYDQSEIEDDGQNTKTEKDMINEDL; this is encoded by the exons atgttttttttttgtatttttactatttatgttttattgtttaaaaatgtCTTATCAAAATTAAACTTTCAAAATGAGCAATTGGCAATCGACTTTTTTGAGTCTCATAAAGGGCACACTGTTACTAAAga AGAAATAGTAGATGGCATAGAGAAGTCCTGGTTTGAAGTCACAAGCTATCTGATTAATGAATCAATAAAACAAG GAAATGACTTTAgcaatgatataaaaatagcagTAAATGAAATGAAACAGAAGCTCGATAAACTTTTGACAGCATCCTATtccattaaaaaaatagacac GATTAATGCATCATTTCAATGGGCCCAATCAccagaatatatatttttaaatataaaattttctcATCGATGGAGTTCACCag gTGCTCTAAAAGTGAAAGATGAGCAAATTGTTTCTGAAAAGaataagttttttttttcagctTATAGTAATGACCCAAATacagtaaaaaaaaaatatgtagtTGATATTGACCTTCTTCatgatataattaattcg gaaacaaaatataattttgctTCTGTTGGAAAAGTTGTAAttactttaaaaaaaaaggaaaaaaaaatatggaacagattattattatctaaGGAGAAAAATCCCAATTTGCAAGTTTGGTGGGACATGAAAGAAAA aTACAACGAAAGTGTTTTAGAGTTTTTAAAAGAAGAGgaacaaaaaagaaaaaacgaaaaaacagaaaaaggaaatgaaaatgacGATGAAAATGGTGAAGATTACTTATTATATGATCAATCTGAAATCGAAGATGATGGACAAAATACTAAAACTGAAAAGGATATGATAAATGAGGATTTATAA